Part of the Pseudobdellovibrionaceae bacterium genome is shown below.
GGTGGAATGGGCCAATAGCACGCGATACGGTCTTGCCGGAAGCATCTGGACAGAAAACTTAAGCCGAGCCCATCGACTGGCCCGCCGCCTGGATTCAGGGTTGCTGTGGATAAACACATGGATGATGAGGGACCTTCGAACCCCATTTGGCGGCGTGAAAGATTCTGGTGTAGGTCGCGAAGGGGGCGAGGACGCTTTGCGCTTTTTTACCGAAGTAAAAAATGTGTGCATCAAGACATGAAGCTTTAGGCAACCCCTCATGGGGGTGTTGAAATGGACTTTTGATTGAATCAAATTGGAGAATGCAATGAGTGTAATTTCAGGAATTATTAGTTCCTCAAAAGCGCCTGAACCCGTGGGCGCCTATCCCCACGCTCGCCGAGTGGGCCAGCTGCTATTTCTTTCAGGCGTGGGTCCGCGTAAGCGAGGCTCAAAAGAAATTCCCGGCGTGACGTTGAACGCCGAGGGCCAGATCGTTTCTTATGATATCGCAACTCAATGCCATTCGGTGTTTCAAAATGTGCGTTATGTTTTAGAAGAGGCCGGCTCTTCATGGG
Proteins encoded:
- a CDS encoding RidA family protein; the protein is MSVISGIISSSKAPEPVGAYPHARRVGQLLFLSGVGPRKRGSKEIPGVTLNAEGQIVSYDIATQCHSVFQNVRYVLEEAGSSWDNLVDVTVFLTNMKDDFSTYNELYKEYFKDNQPCRTTLEINCLPTPIAIELKCIATID